In the Sandaracinaceae bacterium genome, GCCCCGGCGCAACGGGGGGGAGGGGCTTGAAAAGCCCCTCCCCAACAAACTCAATACCGGTAGAGCTCGGGCTTGAACGGCCCCTCGGCCGGCACGCCCAGGCCCTCGGCCTGCTTGGGCGTCAGCGTCGTGAGCTTCACGCCCAGCTTGTCGAGGTGGAGACGCGCGACCTTCTCGTCGAGGAGCTTCGGCAGCACGTAGACCTGACCGCGCTCGTACTTCTCACCCTCGGTGAAGAGCGTGATCTGCGCGAGGACCTGGTTGGTGAAGCTGGCGCTCATCACGAAGCTCGGGTGGCCGGTGGCGCAGCCGAGGTTCACGAGGCGACCGCGGGCGAGCACGGTGAGGCGCTTGCCGTCGGGGAAGATGAACTGGTCGACCTGCGGCTTGACGTTCTCTTCCTTGACGCCGTTCTTCGCGTCGGTCAGCGCCGACATCTGAATCTCGCTGTCGAAGTGACCGATGTTGCAGAGGATCGCCTCGTCCTTCATCGCCTGCATGTGCTCGAAGGTCACGACGTCGTCGCAGCCGGTCGCGGTGACGACGATGTCGGCGAGCGGCGCCGCCTCGTCCATCGTCACGACCTGGAAGCCTTCCATCGCCGCCTGGAGCGCGCAGATGGGGTCGATCTCGGTGATGAGCACGCGGGCGCCCTGGGCGCGGAGGCTCTGGGCCGAGCCCTTGCCGACGTCGCCGTAGCCGCAGACGACCGCGACCTTGCCCGCGACCATCACGTCGGTCGCGCGCTTGATGCCGTCGAGGAGCGACTCGCGGCAGCCGTAGAGGTTGTCGAACTTGCTCTTGGTGACCGAGTCGTTGACGTTGATCGCGGCGACCTTGAGGGTGCCCTTCTTGCTCATCTCGTAGAGACGGTGGACGCCGGTGGTGGTCTCCTCGCTGAGGCCCTGGATGCCGTCGAGCATGCCGGGGTGCTTCTCGTGCACGTGGATGGTGAGGTCACCGCCGTCGTCGAGGAGCATGTTCGGGCCCTTGCCGCCCTCGAAGGCCGCGAGCTGCTGCTCGATGCACCACCAGTACTCCTCCTCGGTCTCACCCTTCCAGGCGAAGACGGGGACGCCGGTCGCCGCGATGGCGGCCGCCGCGTGGTCCTGCGTCGAGTAGATGTTGCAGCTGCTCCAGGTCACCTCGGCGCCGAGCGCCGTGAGGGTCTCGATGAGCACCGCGGTCTGGATGGTCATGTGGAGGCAGCCGGCGACGCGGGCGCCCTTCAGCGGCTGCGCGTCCTGGTACTCGGCGCGGATGGCCATGAGGCCCGGCATCTCGCTCTCGGCGATGCGGATCTCCTTACGGCCCCAGTCCGCGAGGGACATGTCGGCGACCTTGTACTTGGGGGTCTGGTTCGGCGCTTTTTCGGTGGCGGTCTGGGTCTGCATGGTCTGGGTCTCCTTCGCGGAAACGGCTATCGGGTTTTCGTTCGTGCGACGAGCACCTGCCAATCCAGGTGTCCGTCTGGGCCGTCGCCGCAGCGCGCCGACGGGATGGTCTGGACCTGCGCGTCGACGAGCCCGGCCGTGGCGGCCAGCTCCTCGAGCTCGCGGTCGGTGAAGCCGAGCCAGAGATCGGCCTGCTGCTCGCGCAGGCGCTCGTCCTGGTGGCTCACGTAGTCGATGACGGCGATCGCGCCGCCGGGGCGCGCCAGGGCCGCGAGGCTCTCGAGCGCGGCGGCCGGCTTGGGCGCGTGGTGCAGCACCCGCGACGCGAAGACCGCGTCGGCGCCGCCGAGGTCGGCGACGTGCTCGAGCAGGCGCGCGTCGGAGAGCTCTCCCGCGCGGAGCTCGACGTGGGCGTACCCGCGCTCGGCGACGCGGCGGCGCGCGCGCTCGAGCTGGGGCTCGGACCGGTCCACGGCGATCACGCGCTCGAAGATGGGCGCGAGCACGTCGAGGAAGCTCCCGTCGCCCGTCCCCGCGTCCACCGCGAGCCGGCGCGGGTGGACGAGCGGCGCGAGGGCGCTGAGGTAGGCGGGCAGCTCGCGGGGGAGGTCGAGCGGCGCGTCGGCCGGGCGCGCGAAGAACTCGCGGGCCGCGGCGTCACGCGCCTCGACGAGGGCCCCGATGCGACCGAGGCTGCCGTCCTCTTCCGTCAGGGCGCGCCCCGCGTCGAGGGCGTCTCCGACCACGGGATCGCTCGCGACACCGTCGGTCAGGCGGAGAAACGCCCAGCGCCCCTGCTTGCGCATCGTCAGCAGGCCCGCCTCGCGCAGCGCCTTGGCGTGCCGCGAGACGTTGGGCTGGTTCTCCTCGAGGAGCTCCGCCAGCTCGCCGATGGCCAGCTCCTCGGCGCTCGCCAGGGCCAGGAGGCGCAGCCGGATCGGCTCGCTGAGGAGCCGATAGAGCTCCCAGCGACGCGAACCCGAGCTGTGTGCGACGACCTCCACAGGTCTGTCATATACTCAGATTCACATACTTGCAAGTGATCATGGTCGAGAGCCGCGAAGAGCCGGAAGGACGCGGAGGTCGACGGGCTCTCGAAGGCGCTGCGCTCGAGGAAGACGTCTGACGTCTGCGCGGGCGGACCTTCTTCGCGCCGCCGCCGCTCGGCCATACTGACGGCGGTGGAGCCCGAGAAGGTGGACTGTGGGGGCTGCGGCAAGCCCGTGAACGCGCGCTTCGCCGCCTGCCCGCTGTGCGGACACGCGCTGCGTGAGAAGACGGCCGTGCGCCCCTCGTCGCTCGACCGTGTCGTGACGGGACACGCCTCCGAGAGCGCTGGCGTGATCGGCGCCGGCATGCCCCGGGAGGCGCGCATCGCGCTCGCGAAGGCGGCCATGACGGGCCAGCCGCGCGAGGCCCCGGTCACGGGGTTCGGCTCGGCGTTGATGAGCGCGCTCCGTCCGTCGGAGGTCACGCGCGGGTGGATGCGCGGGGCGGAGATCACGCTCACCGTGGTCACCTTCCCGTTCTTCCTGGCGTCGCTGATCTGGATCGCCGTGGGCGTGAAGCGCTGGGGCAAGGTCGGCGTGATCGACTGGGTGGCGGGGGCCATCGGCGGCGGGCTGATGATGTGGACGTGCTTCGGCGCGGCGCTCGGCGTCTCGGGCGCGGCCGCGGCCTGGGTGGTGCTCGGCATGCTCGCGGCCTGGACGGCGCGCGGGGCCATCCGGCTGGTCGCCGCGATGCGGCGCCTCCGAGACGACGTCTGAGCGCGGTCCGAGCCCTCCCTTTGCGGGGCGCGGTGGGGTATGTACGAGGGATGCGATGTCCTCGCTGTGAGCGCCCGATGGGGCAGCAGCGGTTGCACGCCGAGGGGGGCGCGTACCGCGGGGCGTACGTCACGGTCTGGTCGTGTGGCGGATGTCGGCTCACGGGCATCGACCTGGAGAACGTCACGCGGGGCCGCGAGGCCGGCCACGCGCGCCTCTCGGACACGCCGCTCTGTCGGAGCGCGGAGCGCAGGGGTGAGGCCTGCGGCGCGTGCCTCGCGTCCCTGGCTCGGCTGACGCTGTCGTGGGGCGCGCGCTGGATCGAGATCGAGGAGTGCCCGCGGTGCGGCCGGCTGTACCTCGATCCCGGCGAGCTGGAGAGCGTCTCCGCGCTGATGGCCGCGTCCGCGCACGTCCCTCGCGACGCGCGCTGGATCCCGGAGGAGGGAGAGGCGCCCGGTCCCTTCGACGCGCTGCTGGACGGGCTCCTCCAAGGCCTGACGGGCGGACCGTGACGTCCGCCCGCCCGCCGTCGCAGTCGCCGAGGCGGCCGACGCCGCTGATGCGGGCGAGCCACCTCCTCTCGAACGTGGGCGCGCTGGGCTCGCTCGGCGCGCAGGCGGCGGCCCAGATCCGGGAGCAGGCCGCCACCCCGATCGCCGAGATCGAGCGGTCGATCCGCACCGCCTGGCTCCCGCTCCAGCTCGACATCGAGCTGACCGACGCCATCGAGACCGCGGTGGGGCGCGAGCGCATGCGAGACCTGGCGCGGGAGGCCATCGCCGTCTCCGCCGAGGGGCCCTTGCTCGGCCCCTTCGTCCGGGCGCTGCACGCGGTGGGGCTCAGCCCGCACGCCGCGTTTCGCGTCGCCCCCAAGGCGTGGAAGGGCGTCTACCGCTACTGCGGGGAGCTCGAGGTCGAGCGCACGGGCGAGCGCGAGGTCACCATCACACAGCGCGAGGCGCCGGCCGAGATCCTCGAGAGCGACTCGTACGCGCACGGGATCGCGGCCGCGTTCGAGGGGGTCGTGCTGATCGCGGGCGGGCGCGAGCCGCGGGCGTCGATGGAGCGCGTCGCGGTCCACCGACGGATCCGCTATTTGTGCGGCTGGCGCTGAGAGGAGCGCGGCCCCAGCCTGGAGCGTGAGCCGGGCCATCGACGAAGCCCGCGCGCGCACGCGCGCGAATCGAGAGCGAGAGGGCGACTACGTCCTGTACTGGATGCAGCGCTCGCAGCGCGCGCGCACCGACCACGCGCGCGAGCACGCGCTCCGCGTGGCCCTCGAGCTGAGCGACCGGTGGCTGCTCGACGGTCGCGATCCGAGCTCCTACGCGATGGACGGGGCGGCCTGATGGCGTTGCGGACCCTCGCGCTCGTGCTCGGCGATCAGCTCGACCACGACTCTGCGATCTTCGACGCGCTCGACCCCGAGCGAGACGCCGTCTGGATGGCCGAGGTGGACGAAGAGACCACCCACGTGTGGTGCCACAAGCTGCGCGTGGCGGCGTTCCTGAGCGCGATGCGGCATCACCGAGCCTGGCTCGAGGAGCGCGGCTTCACCGTGCACTACACGGAGATGCCCGTGAACCGAGGGCACGACCGGGGCGGCTCGTTCGCCGAGGTGCTGCGGCTCGACGTGCGACGGCTCGCGCCCGAGCGGCTCGTCATGGTGCAGCCGGGCGACCACCGCGTGCAGACCCAGCTCACCGAGGCCGCGGACACGCTGGGGGTCCCGCTCGAGCTTCTCGAGGACCGCCACTTCTACGCGACGCAGGAGGACTTCGCCCAGTGGGCGGAGGGCCGGAAGCGCCTCGTGCTCGAGCACTTCTATCGCGAGATGCGCGCGCGGCACGACGTGCTGATGGACGACGGCGATCCGGTGGCGGGCCGCTGGAACTTCGACGCGGAGAACCGCGAGACGTTCGGCTCGGACGGCCCGCCCGAGCACGAGGCGCCGCGGCGCTTTCGGCCGGACGCGATCACCGAGGCGGTGCTCGAGATGGTGCGGGTGCGCTTCCGTGAGCACCCGGGCTCACTCGAGCACTTCGACCTGCCGGTGACGCGGAAGCAGGCGCGCGCCGCGCTCCGCGACTTCGTCCGACACCGGCTCGCGCGCTTCGGCGAGTTCCAGGACGCGATGTGGGAGGGCGCGCGCTTCCTCTGGCACTCCCGCCTGTCGTTCGCGATGAACGTCGAGCTCCTGAGCCCGCGCGAGTGCGTGGACGAGGCGGTCGCCGCGTACGAGTCGGGAGACGCGCCGATCGCGTCGGTGGAGGGCTTCGTGCGGCAGATCCTGGGCTGGCGGGAGATGGTCCGCGGCGTCTACTGGCACCTCATGCCGGCCTACGCGGAGCACAACGCGCTGGGCTGCGACCCGGACCGGGACGTGCCCGAGAGCTTCTGGGACGGCGAGACCGACATGGCCTGCGTGCGCGACGCGATGCGGAACGTCATCGACCATGGCTACGCGCACCACATCCAGCGCCTGATGGTGCTGGGCCTCTTCGCGCAGCTCCTGGGCGTGCACCCGCGGCGCTTCCACGAGTGGCACATGGCCATGTACCTCGACGCGATCGACTGGGTGTCCCTGCCCAACGCGCTCGGCATGAGCCAGTACGGTGACGGGGGCGTGCTCGCGACCAAGCCCTACTGCGCGAGCGGCAACTACGTGAACAGGATGAGCAACCACTGCGCGGGCTGCCGCTTTCGCCACGACCGCGCCGTGGGTGACGACGCCTGCCCCCTGACGACGCTCTACTGGGACTTCCTCGCCCGGCATCGTGAAGAATTGTCAGGAAACCACCGCATGGGGTTCCAGCTGAAGAACCTCGCGCGTAAGGAGGGGGAGCAGCTCGAGGAGATTCGAGCGCGCGCGCGCCGGATCCGTTCGACGCTCGACCAGGGCGAGCGCCTCTGAGCCGGCCGTGACAGACTCCGCGCCCACGGGGACCCCATGACGCACCGAGGAATCGCTCCCTTCATCGCCCTCACCCTCCTGTCGCTCGCGCCCTCCGTGGCGGCGGCGTCGAACGCGGTGATCTTGCCCCGGGTGGGCGGGAGCGGCGTGGGCGCGGCGCCGCGGGACGAGGCCATGGCCCACCTGCGACGCACGCTCGAGAACGAGGGCTGGACCCTCTACGACATCGAAGACGTGTCCACCGCGCTGCCGCCCGAGCTCAGCGCATGCGGACCCGACGACCAGTGCGCGTGGCGGCTGCGGGAGATGCTGGACGCGGACGTCGCGATCGGGCTCCGCGTGTGGGGCACGGAGGACCAGGTGGAGCGCCTCGCGGTCGTGGTGACGGGCGTGCGCGGCGTCGGCCACCGCACCCTGGCCGTGGTCGACGAGACCCTCCCGCTGCCCTTCGCGGTGGCCGAGGCGGCGCGCGCCGCGGTGCAGACCTGGTCCAGCGGCGCCCTCGAGCCGGGCGGCGCCCCGTCCACCGAGCCGCTCGCGCCGGGTCCGCAGTCGCACCTGGACGGCTCGCCTCTCAACTGGTTCCTCGGCGGGCTGCTCGTCCTGGGCTCGGCGCCGATGCTCGGCTACGCCATCAACACCGCGGTCCGACACGGCGACTGCACCGAGGGCGAGGCCGAGCTCTGCACCCGCCGCGTCCGCTTCGAGGAGGGCGCCGGCCTGTTCATGGGTATCGGGGCGGCGGTGCTGATCTCGGGCGTGGTCGTGCTCGCCTTGCAGCCGATCCGCGTCGCGGTCTCCGCCACCGAGGACTCGGCGGCGATCCAGGTCGAGGGGCGCTTCTGATGCGCGCGCTGCTCGTCGCCTCGCTCGTGATCGCGGCTTGCGGAGTCGCAGGGTGCGAGACCTACACCGAGTCGGTCAGCTGCTCCATGGGCCAGGTGCTGAACGAGGAGGACCGCTGCGTCCCGCCGCCCGCCCCGGACGGCGGCGTGACCATCGAGACCTGCTCGGCGCTCTGCGAAGATGCCGTGAGCTGGACGCCGGAGCGCATCTCTTGCCTCCGCGAGCAGCTGGGCATGTTCGGGCCCCTGCCCACCGAGTGCACGATGGACCTGACCGCCACGGCGACGTGCGGCGCGTGCGTCGCCGCCGTGGGCGCGACGGACGACCAGTGCGCCTCGGCGCCCCTGCTCTGCCCCTGACCCGTCCTCGGTGAAGCCGCTCAGTTGTCGAGCGAGAGCTGCTCGGAGAGCAGCGCGAACGCGCTCTGCACCGCAAGGAGCTCGTCGAGATCCTGCGCGCGCACGGCGACCTGATGTCCGTCGTGACGCCGCGCGATCACGTCGACCCACGCGTCCGAGCGGCCGTCATCGCGCTCCACGCGCAC is a window encoding:
- the ahcY gene encoding adenosylhomocysteinase, whose product is MQTQTATEKAPNQTPKYKVADMSLADWGRKEIRIAESEMPGLMAIRAEYQDAQPLKGARVAGCLHMTIQTAVLIETLTALGAEVTWSSCNIYSTQDHAAAAIAATGVPVFAWKGETEEEYWWCIEQQLAAFEGGKGPNMLLDDGGDLTIHVHEKHPGMLDGIQGLSEETTTGVHRLYEMSKKGTLKVAAINVNDSVTKSKFDNLYGCRESLLDGIKRATDVMVAGKVAVVCGYGDVGKGSAQSLRAQGARVLITEIDPICALQAAMEGFQVVTMDEAAPLADIVVTATGCDDVVTFEHMQAMKDEAILCNIGHFDSEIQMSALTDAKNGVKEENVKPQVDQFIFPDGKRLTVLARGRLVNLGCATGHPSFVMSASFTNQVLAQITLFTEGEKYERGQVYVLPKLLDEKVARLHLDKLGVKLTTLTPKQAEGLGVPAEGPFKPELYRY
- a CDS encoding metalloregulator ArsR/SmtB family transcription factor, translated to MEVVAHSSGSRRWELYRLLSEPIRLRLLALASAEELAIGELAELLEENQPNVSRHAKALREAGLLTMRKQGRWAFLRLTDGVASDPVVGDALDAGRALTEEDGSLGRIGALVEARDAAAREFFARPADAPLDLPRELPAYLSALAPLVHPRRLAVDAGTGDGSFLDVLAPIFERVIAVDRSEPQLERARRRVAERGYAHVELRAGELSDARLLEHVADLGGADAVFASRVLHHAPKPAAALESLAALARPGGAIAVIDYVSHQDERLREQQADLWLGFTDRELEELAATAGLVDAQVQTIPSARCGDGPDGHLDWQVLVARTKTR
- a CDS encoding cryptochrome/photolyase family protein, which translates into the protein MALRTLALVLGDQLDHDSAIFDALDPERDAVWMAEVDEETTHVWCHKLRVAAFLSAMRHHRAWLEERGFTVHYTEMPVNRGHDRGGSFAEVLRLDVRRLAPERLVMVQPGDHRVQTQLTEAADTLGVPLELLEDRHFYATQEDFAQWAEGRKRLVLEHFYREMRARHDVLMDDGDPVAGRWNFDAENRETFGSDGPPEHEAPRRFRPDAITEAVLEMVRVRFREHPGSLEHFDLPVTRKQARAALRDFVRHRLARFGEFQDAMWEGARFLWHSRLSFAMNVELLSPRECVDEAVAAYESGDAPIASVEGFVRQILGWREMVRGVYWHLMPAYAEHNALGCDPDRDVPESFWDGETDMACVRDAMRNVIDHGYAHHIQRLMVLGLFAQLLGVHPRRFHEWHMAMYLDAIDWVSLPNALGMSQYGDGGVLATKPYCASGNYVNRMSNHCAGCRFRHDRAVGDDACPLTTLYWDFLARHREELSGNHRMGFQLKNLARKEGEQLEEIRARARRIRSTLDQGERL